In a genomic window of Candidatus Competibacteraceae bacterium:
- a CDS encoding DUF721 domain-containing protein yields the protein MADSHDARAVARQHTARLLKMLRGYGPPAAVPPAESEPTALPGKPAAVTEVPAAYSRRPDRTPPRLPLDVVRSDAGADCTEQREPGVSRAAPELARDGRESLPAARERSAFAPIATVGESLARQRGALGELIAKAQQRVRLDRMFLAYLPPHLHDHAVLVRLDAESWVVHTDSASWATRLRYALHNMREALGQHLGIALPKPQIRVVPAVLPPPPRPRLKLTKRNAKLLEVAARDLADDRLSAALRRLAAHASKPPSEPIENQPPLR from the coding sequence ATGGCTGACTCCCACGACGCTCGCGCCGTCGCCCGGCAGCATACCGCCCGGCTGTTGAAGATGTTGCGGGGCTACGGCCCGCCCGCCGCCGTCCCGCCCGCCGAATCCGAACCGACGGCGCTACCCGGCAAACCGGCCGCTGTCACCGAGGTTCCCGCCGCCTACAGCCGACGGCCTGATCGGACGCCGCCACGGCTGCCCTTGGATGTGGTTCGGTCCGATGCGGGAGCCGATTGCACCGAGCAGCGGGAACCGGGCGTCAGCCGCGCCGCGCCCGAGCTTGCTCGTGACGGCCGTGAATCCCTACCCGCGGCCCGCGAGCGTTCTGCGTTCGCGCCCATCGCCACCGTCGGCGAAAGCTTGGCCCGCCAGCGCGGCGCGTTGGGAGAATTGATCGCCAAGGCCCAGCAACGGGTTCGTTTGGATCGGATGTTTCTTGCTTACCTGCCGCCGCATCTGCACGATCATGCGGTATTGGTGCGTTTGGATGCGGAAAGTTGGGTCGTGCATACCGACTCAGCCAGTTGGGCGACCCGGTTGCGCTACGCGCTACACAACATGCGGGAAGCGTTGGGCCAACATCTCGGGATCGCGCTGCCCAAGCCGCAGATCCGGGTTGTACCCGCCGTTTTACCGCCGCCCCCGAGACCCCGGCTGAAGCTGACCAAGCGCAATGCCAAGCTGTTGGAAGTGGCCGCCCGCGATCTGGCGGACGACCGGCTGAGCGCCGCCTTGCGCCGGCTGGCGGCGCACGCTAGCAAGCCGCCCTCGGAACCCATCGAGAACCAGCCGCCGCTACGTTGA
- the recC gene encoding exodeoxyribonuclease V subunit gamma has product MFHTHHSNQLEVLADRLTDLLREPLPSPLAREIVVVQSNGMARWLALRLADGLGVCANVGWRFPATFLWDMSRVVLQHLPATSTFDKPVLVWRTMALLRDLEPTACFEPLRAWLGDRSDAFRRYELARQIADSFDQYLVYRPDWIRKWEAGEGEHWQAELWRRLARSGDAHRVRVQQQVRAALDRGDFDRRRLPRRVAIIGVAALPPAYLDLLEALARYVEIHWFLLNPCQEYWGDIQAERDLARLGEEIDPDEAYLTVGNPLLASLGKQGRDFLDLLLVCPQAAWEGFVEPAGNDLLQCLQGDILHLRERGGDDCPPLALRSEDRSLQVHSCHSPMREVEVLHDQLLALFERWPDLRPSDVIVMAPDIAVYGPLFEAVFDSAPRERRIPCGVADQGARAENPLVDVFFELLDLGGGRFDAAQVLSLLEPPALRRRFDISEDDLERIRRWVQGAGIRWGIAADTKKTWGLPGTAEHTWRAGLDRLMLGYALPGGGRDLYGDILPYDEVEGSDAQALGCLQSFTEALFGLDDRLRETRSWAEWAATLVAVLADFFEPREREENELQLLRDTLESLRANAELAGFAEPVNLAVVKSALRLQLNGIEGQSSRFLSGGVTCCAMVPMRSIPFAVVCLIGMNDDAYPRPRRSVGFDLMATRFRRGDRSRRQDDRYLFLETLLSARRCLYLSYVGQNIRDNSVLPPSVLVSELLDGVDRGFYRAEGGRASELLLTRHPLQAFSRRYFTGDERLFSYAREWIEASRQAGRGERQATPLLTVELPEPEPVLRTVTLAHLARFFKNPARWLLRERLGIQPEKGEDALAIREPFVLDGLESYQLVGQMLALHQEGRPAAEIAKVVRASGALPHGRVGDCVFADAQERVVRFAGRLGRALPRRGAEWLNVDLTLGEFRLVDRLTGLTPGGWVGYRLANMKAGDYLNLWLHHLALNAAAPAGMPLQSHWVAEDKDLVLPPLTDPKIQLQSLLELYWRGSRRLVHFFPKSALAYLERFRKERAADKALWAARRVWEGDEYAKVRPERDDTYYQLAFRNTDPLDEEFVELATAVFEPLFGCADQEAGESTGEARGSSATADRVPSAPSER; this is encoded by the coding sequence ATGTTTCATACCCATCACAGCAACCAGCTGGAAGTTCTGGCCGACCGCCTGACGGATTTGCTACGCGAGCCTTTGCCCTCGCCGCTGGCGCGCGAGATCGTGGTGGTGCAAAGCAACGGCATGGCCCGCTGGTTGGCGCTGCGCTTGGCCGACGGGTTGGGCGTTTGCGCCAATGTGGGTTGGCGGTTTCCGGCCACGTTTTTATGGGATATGAGCCGGGTGGTTTTACAGCATTTACCGGCTACCTCGACCTTCGATAAGCCGGTGCTGGTCTGGCGGACGATGGCGCTGTTGCGGGATTTAGAGCCGACCGCGTGTTTCGAGCCGCTGCGGGCTTGGCTCGGCGACCGCTCCGACGCTTTCCGCCGTTACGAGCTCGCCCGGCAGATCGCCGATAGCTTCGATCAATATCTGGTCTACCGACCCGATTGGATCAGGAAATGGGAAGCCGGCGAAGGCGAGCACTGGCAAGCCGAACTGTGGCGACGGCTGGCGCGGAGCGGCGACGCGCATCGGGTGCGGGTGCAACAACAGGTCCGCGCGGCGCTGGACCGCGGCGATTTCGACCGTCGTCGCTTGCCGCGGCGGGTCGCCATCATCGGCGTCGCGGCGCTGCCGCCCGCCTATCTCGATCTCCTGGAAGCGCTGGCGCGCTATGTGGAGATTCACTGGTTCCTGCTCAATCCCTGTCAAGAATATTGGGGCGATATCCAAGCCGAACGCGATCTGGCGCGGCTGGGTGAGGAGATCGACCCGGATGAGGCCTATCTGACGGTCGGCAATCCGTTGTTGGCCTCGCTGGGCAAGCAGGGCCGGGATTTTCTCGATTTGCTGCTGGTTTGCCCGCAGGCGGCCTGGGAAGGGTTTGTCGAACCCGCCGGCAACGACCTGTTGCAGTGCTTGCAGGGGGATATCCTGCATCTGCGCGAACGGGGCGGGGACGACTGCCCGCCGCTGGCGTTGCGGTCGGAGGACCGTTCGCTCCAGGTTCACAGTTGCCACAGCCCCATGCGTGAGGTCGAGGTGCTGCACGATCAGTTGCTGGCGCTGTTCGAGCGCTGGCCGGATTTGCGGCCTTCCGATGTCATCGTGATGGCGCCGGACATCGCCGTTTACGGGCCGTTGTTCGAAGCGGTGTTCGACAGCGCGCCGCGCGAGCGCCGGATTCCCTGCGGCGTCGCCGATCAGGGCGCGCGGGCCGAGAATCCATTGGTCGACGTATTTTTCGAGTTACTGGATTTGGGCGGCGGCCGGTTCGATGCCGCTCAAGTATTGAGCCTGCTGGAGCCGCCGGCGCTACGGCGGCGCTTCGATATCTCGGAGGACGACCTGGAGCGCATCCGGCGCTGGGTGCAAGGAGCCGGCATCCGCTGGGGCATCGCCGCCGATACTAAAAAAACCTGGGGCTTGCCCGGTACCGCCGAGCACACTTGGCGGGCAGGTCTGGATCGATTGATGCTGGGCTATGCGCTGCCGGGCGGCGGGCGGGATTTATATGGCGATATTTTGCCCTACGACGAGGTGGAAGGCAGCGACGCGCAAGCGTTGGGCTGCTTGCAAAGCTTCACCGAGGCCTTGTTCGGCTTGGACGACCGCTTGCGCGAGACGCGGTCCTGGGCGGAGTGGGCCGCCACGCTCGTTGCCGTGCTGGCGGATTTTTTCGAGCCGCGCGAACGTGAGGAAAACGAACTGCAACTGCTCCGTGACACGCTGGAGAGCCTGCGGGCCAATGCCGAACTGGCCGGTTTCGCCGAACCGGTCAACCTGGCGGTGGTGAAATCGGCGTTGCGGCTTCAGTTGAACGGCATTGAGGGGCAATCGAGCCGATTTCTGAGCGGGGGTGTGACCTGTTGCGCGATGGTGCCAATGCGCAGCATCCCGTTTGCGGTGGTCTGTCTGATCGGGATGAACGATGACGCTTATCCGCGGCCCCGGCGCTCGGTCGGTTTCGATCTGATGGCGACTCGCTTCCGGCGCGGCGACCGCTCGCGCCGGCAGGACGACCGTTATTTGTTTCTAGAAACCTTACTGTCGGCCCGCCGTTGTTTGTACCTGAGCTATGTCGGTCAAAATATCCGGGATAACTCGGTCTTGCCGCCCTCGGTGTTGGTCAGCGAGCTATTGGATGGGGTGGACCGGGGGTTTTATCGAGCGGAGGGCGGACGAGCCAGCGAGCTGTTGCTCACCCGCCACCCGCTGCAAGCGTTCAGCCGGCGTTATTTCACCGGCGATGAGCGTTTGTTCAGCTATGCGCGGGAGTGGATCGAAGCCAGCCGTCAGGCCGGTCGGGGAGAACGCCAGGCGACGCCGCTGTTGACGGTCGAGTTGCCGGAACCAGAACCGGTCTTGCGGACGGTGACGCTGGCCCATCTGGCGCGCTTTTTCAAGAATCCCGCGCGGTGGTTGTTGCGGGAGCGCTTGGGCATCCAGCCGGAAAAAGGCGAGGACGCCTTGGCGATTCGCGAGCCGTTCGTGCTCGATGGCTTGGAAAGCTATCAACTGGTCGGCCAAATGCTGGCGCTGCATCAGGAAGGTCGGCCGGCGGCGGAGATTGCCAAAGTCGTGCGAGCGAGCGGGGCCTTGCCGCACGGGCGGGTCGGCGACTGCGTGTTCGCCGACGCCCAGGAGCGGGTGGTCCGGTTTGCCGGTCGGTTGGGTCGGGCCTTGCCGCGCCGGGGAGCGGAGTGGCTGAATGTCGATTTGACGCTCGGCGAATTTCGGCTGGTCGATCGCCTGACCGGACTGACGCCGGGAGGGTGGGTGGGCTATCGCCTGGCCAATATGAAAGCCGGCGATTATTTGAATTTGTGGCTGCATCATCTGGCGTTGAATGCCGCTGCGCCGGCTGGGATGCCGCTGCAAAGCCATTGGGTGGCGGAGGATAAGGATTTGGTGTTGCCGCCGTTGACGGACCCGAAAATTCAACTCCAGTCGCTATTGGAGCTTTATTGGCGGGGTTCGCGGCGCTTGGTGCATTTTTTTCCGAAAAGCGCCTTGGCCTATTTGGAGCGCTTTCGCAAAGAGCGGGCGGCGGATAAGGCGTTATGGGCCGCGCGCCGGGTATGGGAAGGTGATGAGTATGCGAAAGTCCGGCCGGAACGGGACGATACCTATTATCAGTTGGCGTTCCGGAATACCGACCCGCTGGATGAGGAGTTTGTCGAACTAGCGACGGCGGTTTTTGAGCCGTTGTTCGGGTGTGCCGACCAAGAGGCCGGAGAAAGCACGGGTGAAGCGAGAGGAAGTAGCGCCACCGCCGATCGGGTTCCGTCCGCACCATCGGAGCGGTGA
- a CDS encoding carbonic anhydrase: protein MTSINDLLQGFHRFRRKNFEPNRDLFNQLAMKGQTPRTLLIGCSDSRVDPAILTDSAPGDLFVIRNVANLIPPCETGGRYHGTSAAVEYAVCNLEVDNIIVLGHSRCGGINALLEGYGENDEGEGYIAPWVRIAAPARDEVLRRWPDASREFKQRACERACVRISLTNLLTFPFIRQRVESKSLSLYGWYYDLENGELMQYDPDKDRFYDIYFGPVPEHV from the coding sequence ATGACCAGTATCAACGATCTATTGCAAGGCTTTCATCGCTTTCGCCGCAAAAACTTCGAGCCGAACCGGGATCTGTTCAACCAACTGGCGATGAAAGGGCAAACGCCTCGCACTCTACTGATCGGTTGCAGCGATTCCCGCGTCGATCCGGCGATCCTCACCGACTCCGCGCCGGGCGATCTGTTCGTGATCCGCAACGTCGCCAACTTGATCCCGCCGTGCGAGACGGGCGGTCGCTACCACGGCACCAGCGCCGCGGTGGAGTATGCCGTTTGCAACCTGGAGGTCGATAACATCATCGTGCTCGGTCATTCGCGCTGCGGCGGCATTAACGCCTTGCTGGAAGGTTACGGGGAAAACGATGAGGGCGAGGGTTATATCGCGCCTTGGGTGCGAATCGCCGCGCCCGCCCGCGACGAGGTGCTGCGGCGCTGGCCGGACGCCAGCCGCGAATTCAAGCAGCGGGCCTGCGAGCGGGCCTGCGTGCGGATTTCGCTGACGAATTTGCTGACGTTCCCATTTATTCGCCAGCGGGTCGAGAGCAAGTCTCTAAGCCTGTACGGTTGGTATTACGATCTGGAAAACGGTGAGTTGATGCAATACGACCCGGACAAAGATCGGTTTTACGATATATATTTTGGCCCGGTGCCGGAGCATGTCTAG
- a CDS encoding PLP-dependent aminotransferase family protein gives MFSERIDRLTSSLIRELLALTQKPDIISFAGGLPARAAMPPLDLVELPPDLSQYGTTDGEPELRAAIAEQLVGLGLRCRPEQVLVTTGSQQGIDLASKLYIDPGTPVAVEAPSYLAALQSFRLFGARFEELPLAAHGIDPDQLRHVIRRQRPALVYLIPTFQNPAGVCYDEATRAAVAEVLRESGTPLLEDEPYRELVYEPVERTPLCARLVENDTWMYMGTFSKTGIPGLRVGYIAASENVHPYLVRLKQSTDLHTNRIGQWWCARFLYSRDYPAHLERLRNFYRERRDAMQAALAHHLGDLADWTQPHGGLFFWVRLKGGGDTRALLVRALERKVAFMPGEAFFANPDPRHGAYMRLNFSHATPEQLERGMAVLADVITEQRGVAKVAGPVGMMEI, from the coding sequence ATGTTCTCCGAACGCATCGACCGCCTGACCAGTTCCCTGATCCGAGAACTGCTCGCCCTGACCCAGAAACCCGACATCATTTCCTTTGCCGGCGGCTTGCCGGCCCGCGCCGCCATGCCGCCGCTGGATTTGGTCGAACTACCGCCCGACTTGAGTCAGTACGGCACCACCGACGGCGAGCCGGAGCTGCGCGCCGCCATCGCCGAACAGTTGGTCGGGTTGGGGCTGCGCTGTCGGCCGGAGCAGGTGTTGGTCACCACCGGTTCGCAACAAGGCATCGACCTCGCCTCCAAGCTCTACATCGACCCCGGCACGCCGGTGGCCGTGGAAGCGCCGAGCTATCTGGCGGCGTTGCAATCGTTTCGGCTGTTCGGCGCCCGTTTCGAAGAACTGCCGCTGGCGGCTCACGGCATCGATCCCGACCAGTTGCGCCACGTCATCCGGCGCCAGCGACCGGCGTTGGTGTATCTCATCCCGACGTTCCAGAATCCGGCCGGCGTTTGCTACGACGAAGCGACCCGCGCGGCGGTCGCCGAGGTTCTGCGCGAGAGCGGTACGCCCTTGCTGGAAGACGAACCCTATCGGGAGCTGGTCTACGAGCCGGTCGAGCGCACCCCACTTTGCGCCCGGTTGGTCGAGAACGATACCTGGATGTACATGGGGACCTTTTCCAAGACCGGCATTCCCGGCTTGCGGGTCGGTTATATCGCCGCTTCCGAGAACGTGCATCCCTATCTGGTGCGACTCAAGCAATCCACCGACCTGCACACCAATCGCATCGGTCAATGGTGGTGCGCCCGCTTCCTGTATTCCCGCGACTACCCCGCGCATCTGGAGCGGCTGCGGAACTTTTATCGGGAGCGCCGCGACGCCATGCAGGCGGCGCTGGCCCATCACCTGGGCGATCTGGCCGACTGGACCCAGCCTCACGGCGGGCTGTTTTTCTGGGTGCGCTTGAAAGGCGGTGGCGATACCCGCGCCCTGCTGGTCCGGGCGTTGGAACGCAAGGTCGCGTTCATGCCGGGCGAGGCGTTTTTCGCCAACCCCGACCCGCGCCACGGCGCTTACATGCGACTCAATTTCAGCCACGCCACGCCCGAACAACTGGAGCGCGGCATGGCCGTGTTGGCTGACGTCATCACAGAACAACGAGGGGTCGCGAAGGTTGCGGGGCCCGTCGGCATGATGGAGATTTAG
- a CDS encoding YcgL domain-containing protein, producing MLCAIYKSRKKQDTYLYMAAKDDFSKVPENLLKLLGEPIYVMDLELSPERKLAQEDTADVLRNLQERGWHLQMPRQEEWPSFKPQPKH from the coding sequence ATGCTGTGCGCGATTTATAAAAGCCGCAAGAAACAGGACACTTACCTTTACATGGCCGCCAAGGACGATTTCTCCAAGGTTCCCGAAAACCTGCTGAAATTGCTGGGCGAACCGATTTACGTCATGGACTTGGAGCTGTCTCCAGAACGCAAGCTGGCGCAAGAGGATACGGCGGACGTCCTGCGCAACCTTCAGGAACGCGGCTGGCACTTGCAGATGCCGCGTCAGGAAGAGTGGCCGAGCTTCAAACCGCAACCCAAACATTGA
- the purH gene encoding bifunctional phosphoribosylaminoimidazolecarboxamide formyltransferase/IMP cyclohydrolase, which translates to MLPIRRALMSVSDKTGIVDFARALTEWGVEILSTGGTAKLLADQGVAVREVADYTGFPEMMDGRLKTLHPKIHGGLLGRRGEDEAAMARHDIPPIDLLVVNLYPFEATVAKPNCVLADAIENIDIGGPAMLRAAAKNHAAVTVITDASDYQRVLAEMQANNGAVSAATRFDLAVKVFEHTGRYDGAIANYLGSIKSEGARDPFPRTYSTQFRKAQEMRYGENPHQGAAFYVEPQPAEACIATAKQLQGKELSYNNVADTDAALECVKSFSAPACVIVKHANPCGVAIGSNILEAYDRAYRTDPTSAFGGIIAFNRPLDGATAKAIVDRQFVEVIIAPAVTPEALAATASKQNVRVLACGQWDAHRAPGWDYKRVTGGLLVQDRDLGQVSRSDLKVVTKRQPSEQEMVDLQFVWQVVKFVKSNAIVYGRDGMILGVGAGQMSRVFSARIAAMKAAEENLALQGAALGSDAFFPFRDGIDLAADYGISAVIQPGGSMRDKEVIAAADERGMTMVFTGMRHFRH; encoded by the coding sequence TTGCTTCCCATCCGCCGCGCCTTGATGAGCGTCTCTGATAAGACCGGCATCGTCGATTTTGCCCGCGCCTTGACCGAATGGGGCGTGGAAATTCTGTCCACCGGCGGCACCGCCAAGCTGTTGGCGGATCAAGGCGTCGCCGTCCGCGAAGTCGCCGATTACACCGGCTTCCCGGAAATGATGGACGGTCGCCTCAAAACCCTGCATCCGAAAATTCACGGCGGTTTGCTGGGGCGGCGCGGCGAAGATGAGGCGGCGATGGCGCGGCACGACATCCCGCCGATCGATCTGCTGGTGGTCAATCTTTATCCCTTCGAGGCCACGGTCGCCAAACCGAACTGCGTGCTGGCCGACGCCATTGAAAACATCGACATCGGCGGGCCGGCAATGCTGCGGGCGGCGGCCAAGAATCACGCGGCGGTCACGGTGATTACCGATGCCAGCGATTACCAGCGGGTGCTGGCTGAAATGCAAGCCAACAATGGCGCGGTGAGCGCGGCCACCCGCTTCGATCTGGCGGTTAAGGTGTTCGAGCACACCGGCCGCTACGACGGGGCCATCGCCAATTACTTGGGATCGATCAAGAGCGAAGGAGCGCGTGACCCGTTTCCCCGCACGTACAGCACGCAATTTCGCAAGGCGCAAGAGATGCGCTACGGCGAGAACCCCCATCAGGGCGCGGCGTTTTACGTCGAGCCGCAACCGGCGGAAGCCTGCATCGCCACCGCCAAACAACTTCAAGGCAAGGAACTGTCCTACAACAACGTCGCCGACACCGACGCCGCGCTGGAGTGCGTCAAGAGTTTCAGCGCCCCGGCCTGCGTGATCGTCAAGCACGCCAACCCCTGCGGGGTGGCGATCGGTTCCAACATTCTGGAAGCCTACGACCGGGCCTATAGAACCGATCCGACCTCGGCCTTCGGCGGCATCATCGCCTTCAACCGACCGCTGGATGGCGCGACCGCGAAAGCCATCGTGGACCGACAGTTCGTCGAGGTGATCATCGCCCCGGCAGTCACGCCGGAAGCGCTGGCGGCGACCGCCAGCAAACAAAACGTGCGGGTGCTGGCTTGCGGTCAATGGGACGCCCACCGCGCGCCGGGTTGGGACTACAAGCGCGTCACCGGCGGTTTGCTGGTGCAGGATCGGGATTTGGGCCAGGTGTCACGATCTGATTTGAAAGTAGTGACGAAACGCCAGCCCAGCGAGCAGGAAATGGTCGATTTGCAATTCGTCTGGCAGGTGGTGAAGTTCGTCAAATCCAACGCCATCGTCTACGGCCGGGACGGGATGATTCTCGGCGTTGGAGCCGGGCAGATGAGCCGGGTGTTTTCAGCGCGCATCGCCGCCATGAAAGCCGCCGAGGAGAACCTCGCTTTGCAAGGCGCGGCACTGGGCTCGGACGCCTTTTTCCCGTTCCGCGACGGCATCGACCTCGCCGCCGACTACGGCATCAGCGCCGTGATTCAGCCGGGTGGTTCCATGCGCGATAAAGAGGTGATCGCCGCCGCCGACGAGCGCGGCATGACCATGGTGTTTACCGGAATGCGGCATTTCCGGCACTGA
- a CDS encoding PASTA domain-containing protein produces the protein MIRGWSCEAGRVEVSVDGGPLQATASGTNRPDTATVCGRTDTGFGLIYNWNRIGEGLHNLRALANGVEFANVNFTVATLGGEFRTGLQGSYTVPDFPAAGSSAKIAWSEPHQNFVFTSPITVPPVSNPPSSARALLESPSQGSSESGIGLIRGWVCATSRVEVSIDGGPLQVTAHGTDRPDTTGACGRADTGFGLTHNWNSTGQGVHNIRAFADGVEFANVNFAVTTLGGDFLTGLLNTVRLLGFPGTGAAAAHAGGATEPATTVEWSEADQNFVIANSTAAPPKIAVVSAVTDILNKFAVLGVGSNLSNTLGVHTSKNPQGQPTDVGGVTWADTNAQTWADLTLGADGLPRVYQDSSGVEARLDQYTANSVVVQFFDSNGQTRSEPVTTPINSSLLQNLQQLVNQLKQATAGASTASAQLSSSLTEATANAAETDASLIDSVRFSLNALLVRLFGSGGIAAGELLCTIRTAAATVGAGDVVAATGCQSPLVTDFLALANNPSTQATPADAALDFKFQQSLQLVQDVIQAPCTRSGDSAGCLFPAAAVLRVTAAPARSIPPDSGSTTIPVPDVVGLNSSAAAAEIGNAGLTAGHITEQSSATVPIGNVISQNPAAGTLVAPGTRVDLVRSLGPAPSIVPNVVGQAQSAATAALTNAGLTVGSVTQQVSATVPIGTVISQNPAAGAAVAPGSAVSLVVSSGPAPVTVPNVVGQTQSAAATALSNAGLTVGNVTPQTSSTVPAGTVISQNPAAGAAVAPGSAVSLVVSSGPAPVTVPNVVGQTQSAAATALSNAGLTVGNVTPQTSSTVPAGTVISQNPAAGAAVARGSAVNLVVSSGPPPVTVPNVVGLSQQNASTVLAGAGLTVGSITYQGTTSSRLDGQVARQNPAAGTTVAAGTSVDLIVYQLVIG, from the coding sequence TTGATCCGCGGTTGGTCGTGCGAGGCCGGGCGGGTGGAGGTCAGCGTCGATGGCGGGCCGCTCCAGGCTACCGCCTCCGGCACCAACCGACCCGACACGGCGACCGTGTGCGGTCGCACCGATACCGGGTTTGGGTTGATCTATAACTGGAACCGCATCGGGGAAGGTCTCCACAACCTGCGGGCGCTCGCGAATGGCGTGGAATTCGCCAACGTCAATTTCACGGTCGCCACGCTGGGCGGGGAATTCCGAACTGGCTTGCAGGGCAGCTACACGGTGCCGGATTTTCCCGCTGCGGGAAGCTCGGCAAAAATCGCTTGGTCGGAACCCCACCAAAATTTCGTTTTCACCAGCCCGATAACGGTCCCGCCGGTGAGCAATCCGCCCTCATCAGCGCGGGCGCTGCTGGAATCGCCCTCCCAAGGCTCTTCCGAAAGCGGCATCGGCTTGATCCGAGGTTGGGTCTGCGCGACGAGCCGCGTGGAGGTGAGCATCGACGGCGGACCGCTCCAGGTGACCGCTCACGGCACCGACCGGCCCGATACGACCGGCGCGTGCGGTCGCGCCGACACCGGTTTCGGCTTGACCCATAACTGGAATAGCACCGGGCAGGGGGTCCACAACATTCGGGCGTTCGCCGATGGCGTCGAGTTCGCCAACGTCAATTTCGCCGTCACCACGCTGGGCGGTGACTTCCTGACCGGTTTGTTGAACACGGTCCGCCTGCTCGGCTTTCCGGGTACGGGCGCGGCGGCCGCTCACGCTGGTGGAGCAACCGAACCGGCCACGACCGTCGAGTGGTCCGAAGCCGATCAAAATTTCGTGATCGCCAACTCCACCGCCGCTCCCCCCAAAATCGCCGTTGTCTCCGCCGTCACCGATATCCTGAACAAATTCGCTGTCTTGGGGGTCGGCTCCAACTTATCCAATACCCTCGGCGTGCATACCAGTAAAAACCCCCAAGGCCAGCCGACCGATGTCGGCGGCGTCACCTGGGCGGACACCAACGCGCAAACCTGGGCGGACCTGACGCTGGGCGCGGATGGCTTACCCCGCGTTTACCAGGATTCCTCCGGTGTGGAGGCCCGCTTGGATCAGTACACCGCCAACTCGGTCGTCGTGCAGTTTTTCGACAGCAACGGTCAGACCCGGAGCGAACCGGTCACCACCCCGATCAACAGTAGCCTTTTGCAAAACTTGCAACAACTGGTCAACCAATTGAAGCAAGCGACGGCAGGTGCGTCCACCGCATCAGCCCAGTTGTCTTCAAGCTTGACAGAGGCTACCGCCAACGCCGCTGAAACCGACGCCTCCCTTATCGATTCCGTGCGCTTCTCCTTGAACGCGCTGCTGGTCAGGCTGTTCGGCTCGGGCGGCATCGCGGCGGGAGAGCTGTTATGCACGATTCGCACGGCGGCGGCCACCGTCGGGGCAGGCGACGTGGTGGCCGCAACCGGTTGCCAATCCCCTCTGGTCACTGATTTTTTGGCGCTCGCCAACAACCCTAGCACCCAGGCAACGCCCGCCGATGCCGCGCTCGACTTTAAATTCCAACAGTCCTTGCAGCTCGTTCAGGACGTGATTCAAGCACCCTGTACAAGGTCGGGCGACAGCGCGGGTTGCTTGTTCCCGGCGGCGGCCGTGCTACGCGTCACCGCCGCTCCGGCCCGATCAATTCCGCCTGATTCAGGCTCCACTACGATCCCTGTTCCTGATGTGGTGGGCCTGAATTCGAGCGCCGCCGCCGCCGAGATCGGCAATGCCGGTTTGACGGCCGGACACATTACCGAACAAAGCAGCGCCACCGTACCCATCGGCAACGTCATCAGCCAAAACCCGGCGGCTGGCACTCTCGTCGCGCCCGGCACGAGAGTCGATTTGGTAAGGTCCCTAGGTCCGGCTCCAAGCATTGTTCCGAACGTGGTCGGGCAGGCTCAAAGCGCCGCCACCGCCGCCCTGACTAACGCCGGCCTGACCGTCGGCAGCGTGACCCAACAAGTCAGCGCCACCGTACCCATCGGCACCGTCATCAGCCAGAATCCGGCGGCCGGCGCTGCCGTCGCGCCCGGATCGGCGGTGAGTTTGGTCGTATCGTCGGGACCCGCGCCGGTCACGGTTCCCAATGTGGTCGGCCAAACTCAAAGCGCCGCCGCCACCGCTCTGAGCAACGCCGGCCTGACCGTCGGCAACGTCACCCCGCAGACCAGCTCCACCGTCCCCGCCGGCACCGTCATCAGCCAGAATCCGGCGGCCGGCGCTGCCGTCGCGCCCGGATCGGCGGTGAGTTTGGTCGTATCGTCGGGACCCGCGCCGGTCACGGTTCCCAATGTGGTCGGCCAAACTCAAAGCGCCGCCGCCACCGCTCTGAGCAACGCCGGCCTGACCGTCGGCAACGTCACCCCGCAGACCAGCTCCACCGTCCCCGCCGGCACCGTCATCAGCCAGAATCCAGCGGCCGGCGCTGCCGTCGCGCGCGGCTCAGCGGTGAATTTGGTCGTATCGTCGGGACCACCGCCGGTCACGGTCCCCAATGTGGTTGGTTTATCACAACAAAATGCCTCCACCGTGCTCGCCGGGGCCGGTCTAACCGTCGGTTCGATCACCTATCAAGGCACCACCAGCTCCCGTTTGGATGGCCAAGTCGCCAGACAAAACCCAGCAGCGGGCACCACCGTTGCGGCTGGAACGAGTGTCGATCTTATCGTTTACCAGCTTGTTATCGGTTGA